Genomic segment of Paenibacillus sp. FSL R5-0623:
TTTCCGTTTCCCGTACCCGAAAGTAATCCATTTTTTACAGCAAGATATAGAAAATCATAATCATCAGTACCAATCTTCCCGATGGCTCGTGCCGCCACGTGTACCATTTCCATGCGCGTCATGGGTTTAGACCAATCTGTGGATGGAAAATCGGATTCAACATACAAGTTATTGACTTTAGCAGATCTGACGTATGCATCATACCACTGCATACTGGACTTTGTAGGCTCTGCCTCATGGCCGAGTGAACTAACTATGAGCTTTAGAAACTCTGCACGCGTTACTTTATTTTCCGGATAAAACATGCCATTGGGATAACCACTAACTATTCCTTTATCTAGCGCCGCCTGAATACTGGATACCGCCCAATGGCCTTGAATATCCTTAAATGAATTTTTTTGTCCCGCATCACGATCAGTATTTGAATTCATTGGTTTGCTATCTAAACTACCATCCATGGAAATTGATGTTTCCGCATGAACCTGAACTGTCGCTGCTAAAAGGGCTATTATCGTACTCATGACGACTACTTTCTTTTTCATCTGTGTTGTCCTCATTTCTATAAGAATAGTTAATTTCTTCAATATGTAAATTCTTGCTGTCACATGTGTTATAAACATTAGAACTACTAAATTCCTACACCACTATCAGCCTGGATAAATAGATCCGCCTTGTTCTGAATATAATCTACAAGATCCGATGTATGTTCCAGATGCCATTCATCTAACTGCTTTATACTCATCTGAAGATCCCATACAATCGGCACAAGCCGTTGACTGTGACTGCTCTCGGTGTACTCAAAAAAGTTCCGTTGGATTCGCTCGAAGGTACGGCTCATATCCTGCGCTTGGCGACTCCATTTCCCTGCGATCTCCTTCAGTTCCTCTGGCGTTAACTCGATGGTTCCTGCCGAGTACCCACCTACAACGTTAACCACAGACTTGTAACCTTTGGATAGGGTATCCCATGCTTCACGTGCATGATCCAGGATGTTATGATCCGAAGGTTTCCGGGGAGAGTAACTCACTCGTTCACCCGTAATTTCATCATACAATATATTATCGATATACCCTTCGTCATCGAAACTGTAATGCTTCATATCGTGATATCCAGGACCACCCAGTGTATCCTTTATTTTATCCACAGCACCGTAACTAGCATTAAAATCGTCATAATTTTTATCAATCACGAGGGTTGAGCCCACATGCCTCTCATATCCTCCAAGCATACCACTTGCAATGAAATCCCCAGGATGAATGAAGTTGGTCACCTGACCATCGAAAGCCCCTTCTTCTGCTTTCCTACGCATTTCTGGTGTTAATGATGCCACGACGGTTGGTGCACTAAACGTGACAGCATCTAATCCCGTATATACGGCTGCATATTGTGCATTAGCCCCACCTAGTGAATGCCCGGTAAGAGTAAAGTCTGCATCGGGGTACCTACCTTGCATCTCTTTCACGTAATCTTCTGCTTCGTATAACTGATTATCAGGTCCAAACTCTTTACCTATACTTTTGCCCGTATCCCCAAACAAGTTATTGAGCCATGTAATCCCTAAGGTATCTTCAATACCCTGCACATTTTCTTTCCCGGCTTCAGACAAAGGATCAATTATTCTAGCAATCGTAGCCCCTGCTTCAGGAAGACCAATATTGAGAACATCTGCTTTTAAATCAGGTGCTTTTCTATCCCAAGTGCTGGATCCTTCCGTTCCTCGGAAAGCAACGACGGCTTGTTTCGTATCAGGATTATAAAAGGTCACTGCATCCATACCGGATGAATTATGTTTCTGGTCTATTATTTCCCAACCTGGAAGACTATCTATTTTATTCGTCTTAAAATCATTGTATGCTTCGCTCGACATTTTTTTATAGGTTAGATCACTAATATCCCTATTTCCCACTATCTCCACCTCTATCTCTAATATATGGATCATAACCCTTATTAATTAAAAACTCTTCTAATTCTGTATTAAAACTGAAAGATTCCTTTTCATTCGAATCGTAATCAACTGACACACTGAAGATAAGATTCTCATTATCTGTTACATGTCCAGATACAGTAACCCAACTCATCGCCATTTTAGGCAAAATTTTCTTTTCTGTAATTGTCACATCCAAGCCATATGTTTCTTTCAAATACTGAATGGCAATGGACTCCGAACGATCTATAATTTCTTGATCTTTATCTTTTGTATCCACTCTTGAACACCCTCCTAAAATGAAAACTATCATTATGGTAAACGTAATTATTTTTGTCATCCGGGACACAACCATCCCTCACTTTATGGATCTATTTGTAAATAGATAGAAGAAATCCTCTGGTAAAAGGATTTCTTCTATCAGGATCTAATCAATAAAACTACCTTGCGTGTTCTTTAATGCGGTACCTGCGCACTGAAATCATCGCGACTGGAGCGATCGGCATGGTAAAAGACCACGTCTCCGTCCCGCAACGTAAAGCTGTTTCCGTAGCTATCCTCTACCTCACGCTGGAACCCTTCCAGCAACCATTGATTCATCAGCGGGGCATGGATATATTGCAGATGCGGTGCCGCGAGATTCCCCTCCCGAATGGACTCGAAGTTGAAGTTCACCACGATATACCCATCTTTCAGGAAGATCGGCGATTTAGCATCCAATCCGCCATGCGTACGTCCATACTCCGCCAAGTTTGTTCCCGCCTGCACTACATAGGGCTCGGCGGGTAGACTGTATTCCCCGTACCATTGTTGAATGGCTGCATTCGCACGCAGTACATCGGCACTGGCGGTCGTTGGAATATTCGTTTTTGGACCAATAAACGTTCGCAGTTGTTCTGGCATAAGCAGTAGGCTGTATCCGCCTACCGGCGTTTTCATTTTCGTGAATTTGTCTCGATAGTACTCTTGATATGCTCGTTCACTCATCATCCCCGGGTGAATTTCACCATATCGGTTGTATTTGTACGTCGCTGTATCTCGTAGTTGCTCGGACGGAACTTGACGTAGCCGATCGTTTAAAATCACGAATCGCTTCACTTGATCTTCTGTCGAACCGATGCGAATAAAGTTCCGCTGATTGGTCGAGTAATACAGATCAACAGGCACACGCGTATTGCCATCCTTACTCACAAAATCAAAGGTTGGTGTGAGACGAATGCCGTCTCGTGGGCCAAACATGTTGCCTTTCGTTTTAAAATCAAACTTGAAGTGATATCCCGTTTTCACCGCCACATTCTGATACCCTTGTAGGGGATGACTGCCGGGGCGAATCGGGACGGTAAACTGGGGTTTGTTGCCCCGCTTGTCTCCGTCGATATCCTGCGTGCCGCTCCAGTAACTGATCCAGGTCGGCGCAAGACTATTTTTGAAACGGCGGAAGACCAGTTCCCAGTTATAGTCGGCGATATCAGTAATCTCAAAGTCGTATAGTCGCCCAATGACCTCCACAGATACTTCGTCCGAAGCGGCGTGATAGTACAGGTCTGTGTTGGCATCGGGCTGGGCATCGATCTCTGGCTCGGTACTAAAATTCGACGGGGCGTTTTCAGCAATATTCCGGAATTCCACCTGGTAGTCTCCTTCATCTACCCATACCGGCAGATAGAAGGTCGTATCCAGCACCGGCACCTGGATGTCGATCCACGTATTTCGTGGATAAAATTGCGTGCGGTCGGCACTGTACACATCAAAAGGAAACCGAACTTGTTTAATCCGATAATATTTAGCGTAATCCCGATCGCCATATCCCGGGTAGGACCCCGCATCCAGATGTTGTCCGCTGGTCGGGATGCGAACTGTAAACGGTCGCTCCAAAATGAGCGCAGAACGGTTCATGTTCGGCACCGTTTTCTGGTTATGCGGCTGATCATCCGAAACGAGCGAGTAGTTCACCACTGGTGTATGGACGGTGACGGTGTTGATACCATAGATGTCGAATTCTTGGTCATCGCCTCCATTCACACTGTTATCCATTAAGGTATAACGAATGGTACCCTCGCTGATGGTATCTTGTTTGTTCGCCTTACTGATTGGAATATAGTTATAGGGACTATATAATACATTCTCATCAATCTGCACGGGATCTGGAATTTCGCCGGGCTGTGGGCCGGATTCAGGGGACCGCTGCGGATCCATTACCGTCCCTCCATTAAAGTAAAAGGCATCGTTCTCTACCTCTACATCAGGGACTGCCTCCTCAGCCACACTCTGTAGATCTTCATCGGGCGGGGTGGGTCGATCCTTTCCTCCCGTTTTTGTGCCAGGCGGAGCTGTGACTTTGACTGGATTGGGTGGCGGATAATAATACCCCGTCGTTTCCGCCTGAAAATCCGGTGGGACATAACCTTCGGGTTGCAACGTGATTTGTCCAGATCCAAAAGCATAATTGATTAGCGTCGCCTCATCGATGCTGTATACACTTAACGTATCAATCGTCCAATAAGCGTATGGACGTTCAACAGTATATTGCTTGGTAACCGTTTCTTCCGCTTCCTGTGGATCTGGAACTTCCCTCTCATTACCCTCCGCATCTTTCTCAGTCTTCTTCGGATCCCACTTCAGGGTCCATATTTTCTCAACATCAAACTGATATGTACATGTACCCGTCATTTGTACAAAGGTATGCTCATACAGATAATCCCGACTAAATACGTTGCCGTATATACTTTCGGAGGTAGGGATACCCTTAAGAACATCAAAAGGTTCACTTCCCCGTTGATCTGCCCTAATCATAGCTGTAACGACTGGATCCATAATCTGGCCTTCTAATGTCCGTCCGGGTTGGGGCTGTGAGCATGTAGTTACAGGTTCTTCTGGAAGCTCGTTATCTTCCCCTACGGTTATCGTGACGTTTTCCCAAATATAGTACGGACCTTTTTTCCAAAGAGCAGTAATTTTTGCAGTCCCTCTGCCTTCTGCCTTCACTACTCCGTTGGAATTTACTGTTGCAACACCCTCTTTATCTGTCTTCCACTCGGTTTGTTCACGAGTTGAGACATTTACCCAGTCTGTTGTGTTCCCTTGATAGTCAATCTCGCGCACTTCTGCAGCAAGCTGAACCGTTTCTCCCTCCTGCAACGTGTTATCCGAGTTAACCCGAATCTCTTTTGTTTCGTAAACATGAGCTATATAGTCAATATGCAACGGAGTCCAATATGCTACTTGCCATTTTTTTTTATCGTCAGGTCTAGTACCATATTCTTTTTCTTCACTGAGTGGTTTCGGGTAACCTGTGAAGACGTTAATCTCAATGAATTTATCACCTTGTGTAAATCTCGGCTTTTCATTTCCAGGTTCATATGCTGGGCCATCTAAATAGTTAATATCTTTAACTCCAAGATCATCCATAAACCTTCTATCAAACGCATTCCCATTGATATCTTCCAGAGAATCTGGAGCGTAAACAGTAGCATCTATCTTGTCAATAAACCTCTTACTGACTGGATATCCACGAGTTCCACCCTGGTTCCAATGTGTTGTCGTAGTGACCCTACTACTTGGTAACTCTCCAGTTGCGGACCATACTTCCTCATCCCCCTGTGTCCATATCACCTTAGGATTGGGATCTTTCTCCCCAGTAACAAGTACTTTTATTTTTTGTTTTCCTCTTGATCTACCTTGAGCATCAGTAGCAATCAATTTTTCAAGATTACTTGGATAACCTTTGTTGAAATGGTAATCACTAGCTCTCGCTACACCGTGGGGGTAAATTCCCATTAATACAGTCATAATTAAGATAATATGCAGAATTTTATTTTTCATAAATCGCCTTTCACTCATCTCCCATAAATACTTACACCTGAACCATCATCTGTTTTAAACCTTGCCACGAGTCCTTTGTAGTCTTTATCGTACCACTTACCAATCCACAACCGTACTCCGTTGTTCGATGAATAATTCGAAAAAAAGTTCTCGGCGTTTGAAAACGGTAGAGTTTTATATCCGAATTGCCTTGTCATGTCTTGATCTAGCCTTTGACCAAAGAATGAGTTCGCTAAGCCACCTCTATAGTCATCCAGATTAAATCCTTTTTTGCTTGGATAAATTGTTATTTCTTGAAAAACGGCTACAATATTTTTTCTTTTTGCAGTAGACTGATACCAATCTTTTTCCGATTCGGAAATAAAGAACGGGGCATATACTCCTTTCTTATTGTTCCAATCGGAGGCATCAACAGCTATAGTGCGATGGAGAACTAGACTCCCACTTTTATTGCTAAATGTCACTTTCTTCTCACTTGCATCTGAAAAATCACGACCAGTTGTAAATTCAAATGGAGTAATTTCTTTAAAATTAGATTTCGCTACCCCGACAGATCTGATTTCATTTAGTGCTTCGAACGACGATGCCTTCTTACCTTCCATATTTGCTATTCTCAATAAAATCACCGAAGTTTCTGCACGCGTGGTCGTTTTACTTAAACCAAAAGAGTGATCTGGAAATCCTGTCATTATACCGGTACCCATCGCTACTGCTATATAAGGGGCTTTACTTTGAGAGATTCCTGGGGAAAAAGCTTCTTTTACAGGAATTAAAGATGTCTTGGTATCCTCCAAAGCTTGTTCGAAATCTTTGTCAGCAGCTGCTAATCCGGAACTAATCCACTTGGCCATCTCTTCACGAGTAATTATCGTACTCGGCTTAAAGCCGTTTGGATAATCCTTTACGTTAATAAATCCAAGAGATACTGCACGGTTCACTTCTGTTTCACTCCAGTGACCGGTCAAATCCTTAAACACGTTACCTTGCCCCGTCTCTGGAGTCCCTTTCGCGACTCGGGCCAGCAATGCTGCAAATTCTGCCCGCGTCACTGTTGCTCCAGGCTTAAACGTGCCATCACTAAATCCTTTGAAGTAGCCTTTTGCCACGGCTGCATCGATGGATGCTTTCGCCCAATGGCTCGTAGACACATCTTTAAATGAGGCCACGGTTGCTTGACTCGTGTTTCCGGTGAAAGGGAACATTCCAAATACTAATGCACCGCTTAATATGAGTTGTGTTACTTTTTTCAATTCTTTCACACTCCATTTTTATTTTTTTCTGTGGAACCTTTATGCCTATGTACATTTTTCTTGAATCTACATTTTGCTATCATCAAATATATAGGACTTACTTAAATAAAATAGTTCACTAAGCAATATATCCCATTAAAGTTCCATGAATATTTTACCATAACGCGATGCCTATTCATAGGTATTAAGACTTATTCTTCCTTGTATAAATCCCCCTGAATCTAGGGATAATATTTCTTACCTTACTTAATCCACAAAGCTTTACGTATATACTTGCTACTCCCTCCCCTCATCTTTTCCAACATAGGCTCATTATAATAATGAAAAAACCTTTGAATGGCTCTTAAGCACCATTCAAAGGTTTCTTAGTTTTAATTCTATCACTTAATTTCGATATTTTACTATTTATAGAGATTTCCCATTGCGACTAAGACTGCCTCAGACTTTTATTATTGTTGAGAGACAAAGACAAGCTATTATGATTCGTCTCGCCAAAAGGTTTTCATAGGTTCTAAGATAGTAAAAAAACCAAACTAAAGATTTCGTTACTTTTCACTAATAGCTTAAAGTATATTTCGAGGTATTTAGAATATATTGATTTAATGGAACACAACAATTAGGTTCAATTTCTATGGTGGCTCTCCCACCAGCAACAATAGACAAAGAGCTACTACCAAAAGGCCAATCAATAGCCGAAAAAATTTCATAGTTATACCCATCACGGCCACTATTTATATTCCAATTTTTATGAATTTTGCATTTAGATCCATCATTTTGATAAATATGTTCATGGGGCTTAGTCTCTGTAAGAAGCTCTACTTCAATATCAATAGCTTCCACACCTTCGAATCGAATAGTTGAAAAACCAGATATATATATATTGTCATTAAACGAAAACTGGTCCTTACTTAGCCCGTACTGTTCTATACTAAACATTTTTAAAGGTATGATTATGCCCCAGACATCTAAAGACAAATTATCGGATTTTTTTATGGGTCCCATGAATTGAATAACTGACTCCGTAAAATCATAAAGCTCAAATTGATCTTCGGAAATATCCAACTTTATCATTTAATATTTCCTCCTTAATATAACTTCAAATTGTCTTTCTAATGATTTGTCAGAGAAAATTTTACCGTCAGTTGTTTTCTGTACTCCAAACATCAAATCACTAGAAGCTTTTCCTCTGCTAACTAGTTCAAAACCAAATTGCTCAAAATATTTAGCATCTGCACTCACCATATTTTTAAAGAAAGGATTCTTCTCACCTCCTACAACTTTAAGAATATCTCCGTTCTCTAGTATTCTTGGCACATCGCTCTTCAAAATATCATAGCCATGTGGATTTTGAGCAATAACTTCTGAGAAAGAACGTGTGCTGAATGGTAAATGATTTGCACTTGCTACAACATCTACCCCGTTGACTTTTCTTATATCAACATTGAGTGCTCCCTGTAAAGGATTATCACCGGAACCTAAATTCATAGTTTTACTTTCATTACCATATGGTAATGCCAAGTTCGTGTCAGACTTCGCTTCAAACTTGGTCAACCCCAGCGGATCAATGTAACTCACCGGATTCCCGTTTACATAGGCATACCGGTTAAACGTCTGCCCATCCTGAATCTCTCCACGAATCACATCCCGGTTCAGGAACCGTTTCAGCTTCGGATCATAGTACCGTGCTCGCATGTAATATAGGCCGTTGACATCCGTCATGACCCCATCTCGACCATTATACGCAAACGGCTGCTGGGTTAATCCTTCATGTTGCTCCAGTTCGCCATATAATCCATACGTATAACGGTCCGTCACCCGGTTCTGCTCGTCCGTTAGCAACGTCGTACTACCACGCAGATCATAATGGTAACTCAGATACGTTCCGTCGGCATCTTCGCGTCCGATTAACCCCAGACCATAGATGTAACGGGATTTTACATTCCCTTCCCCGTCCATCTCCATCAACACCCGGCTCAATTCATGCGCATCGTCGATGACATAGCGGGTCAATTGCCCTCGCTGCGCGAGTTCAATACGGTCCCCCTGCGGGTTGTACCGATATTTCAGCTTGCCTGCCTTCACCAGACGATTTCGGGCATCGTATTCGTAAGCGGAAGCGGCACTGCCATCCGTTGCATACAGCAGATTACCGTTGGCATCGATCTCCACGGGATAGTCCCCTACCCGCTGAAGCCGGTTATCCCAGGTATAGTGCAGATGCTGCGTTGGTGAAGTACTCGTGAACTCCGTTTCAGATGTCCCTACTTGTTCGGTTGTCAGGTTCCCGGATGGGTCATACGTGTAGTGTACAACACGGCCTGGCTCGGCCCCACTGCGTAGGCGTTTCAAGGTATCATACGTGTACTGTTTGTTTTCTTCCCTCAGCAGCAAGCCGCTTGGGCTGTATGCGTACTTGAATTGCTGTAAACGAATGCCTTGTCCGCTCGTATCCGTCAGGCGAGTCAGTTGGCCTGCGGCATCGTATTCCCGTTGCTCCTGGCTGCCGTTCGGGCGCCGGGTGTCGATGAGCTTCCCACTTGCATCATAGCGGTACCGGGTCAGACGGCCGTTCCAGTCCTTCACTTCAGCCAGTTCACCCGTGGCTTGGTAGCGATACTGCACCACTTTGCCATCCGGATAGGTCAGCGCCGTCATCCGGCCGGCGGCATCATACGCATATTGCAGTAGATGGCCAAATCCATCGGTTCGGGTGAGCAATCGTCCCGCCGCATCGTAGGTTCGTTCCTCATGCTGCTCGGCTTCGAGCACACGGGTCACCTGTCCATCGGGCGTATAGGTCAGCACGATTTCGCCCGCTTCATCGGATGCCCGGGTCAGGCGGCCCGCGGCATCATACGTGTACCGGGTCTCCTGTCCCTTGGCATCCAGCTTGGCACTTAGCCAGC
This window contains:
- a CDS encoding DUF5704 domain-containing protein; this encodes MKNKILHIILIMTVLMGIYPHGVARASDYHFNKGYPSNLEKLIATDAQGRSRGKQKIKVLVTGEKDPNPKVIWTQGDEEVWSATGELPSSRVTTTTHWNQGGTRGYPVSKRFIDKIDATVYAPDSLEDINGNAFDRRFMDDLGVKDINYLDGPAYEPGNEKPRFTQGDKFIEINVFTGYPKPLSEEKEYGTRPDDKKKWQVAYWTPLHIDYIAHVYETKEIRVNSDNTLQEGETVQLAAEVREIDYQGNTTDWVNVSTREQTEWKTDKEGVATVNSNGVVKAEGRGTAKITALWKKGPYYIWENVTITVGEDNELPEEPVTTCSQPQPGRTLEGQIMDPVVTAMIRADQRGSEPFDVLKGIPTSESIYGNVFSRDYLYEHTFVQMTGTCTYQFDVEKIWTLKWDPKKTEKDAEGNEREVPDPQEAEETVTKQYTVERPYAYWTIDTLSVYSIDEATLINYAFGSGQITLQPEGYVPPDFQAETTGYYYPPPNPVKVTAPPGTKTGGKDRPTPPDEDLQSVAEEAVPDVEVENDAFYFNGGTVMDPQRSPESGPQPGEIPDPVQIDENVLYSPYNYIPISKANKQDTISEGTIRYTLMDNSVNGGDDQEFDIYGINTVTVHTPVVNYSLVSDDQPHNQKTVPNMNRSALILERPFTVRIPTSGQHLDAGSYPGYGDRDYAKYYRIKQVRFPFDVYSADRTQFYPRNTWIDIQVPVLDTTFYLPVWVDEGDYQVEFRNIAENAPSNFSTEPEIDAQPDANTDLYYHAASDEVSVEVIGRLYDFEITDIADYNWELVFRRFKNSLAPTWISYWSGTQDIDGDKRGNKPQFTVPIRPGSHPLQGYQNVAVKTGYHFKFDFKTKGNMFGPRDGIRLTPTFDFVSKDGNTRVPVDLYYSTNQRNFIRIGSTEDQVKRFVILNDRLRQVPSEQLRDTATYKYNRYGEIHPGMMSERAYQEYYRDKFTKMKTPVGGYSLLLMPEQLRTFIGPKTNIPTTASADVLRANAAIQQWYGEYSLPAEPYVVQAGTNLAEYGRTHGGLDAKSPIFLKDGYIVVNFNFESIREGNLAAPHLQYIHAPLMNQWLLEGFQREVEDSYGNSFTLRDGDVVFYHADRSSRDDFSAQVPH
- a CDS encoding S-layer homology domain-containing protein, producing MKELKKVTQLILSGALVFGMFPFTGNTSQATVASFKDVSTSHWAKASIDAAVAKGYFKGFSDGTFKPGATVTRAEFAALLARVAKGTPETGQGNVFKDLTGHWSETEVNRAVSLGFINVKDYPNGFKPSTIITREEMAKWISSGLAAADKDFEQALEDTKTSLIPVKEAFSPGISQSKAPYIAVAMGTGIMTGFPDHSFGLSKTTTRAETSVILLRIANMEGKKASSFEALNEIRSVGVAKSNFKEITPFEFTTGRDFSDASEKKVTFSNKSGSLVLHRTIAVDASDWNNKKGVYAPFFISESEKDWYQSTAKRKNIVAVFQEITIYPSKKGFNLDDYRGGLANSFFGQRLDQDMTRQFGYKTLPFSNAENFFSNYSSNNGVRLWIGKWYDKDYKGLVARFKTDDGSGVSIYGR
- a CDS encoding RHS repeat-associated core domain-containing protein, with protein sequence MRPGARTAYTYDERGWLSAKLDAKGQETRYTYDAAGRLTRASDEAGEIVLTYTPDGQVTRVLEAEQHEERTYDAAGRLLTRTDGFGHLLQYAYDAAGRMTALTYPDGKVVQYRYQATGELAEVKDWNGRLTRYRYDASGKLIDTRRPNGSQEQREYDAAGQLTRLTDTSGQGIRLQQFKYAYSPSGLLLREENKQYTYDTLKRLRSGAEPGRVVHYTYDPSGNLTTEQVGTSETEFTSTSPTQHLHYTWDNRLQRVGDYPVEIDANGNLLYATDGSAASAYEYDARNRLVKAGKLKYRYNPQGDRIELAQRGQLTRYVIDDAHELSRVLMEMDGEGNVKSRYIYGLGLIGREDADGTYLSYHYDLRGSTTLLTDEQNRVTDRYTYGLYGELEQHEGLTQQPFAYNGRDGVMTDVNGLYYMRARYYDPKLKRFLNRDVIRGEIQDGQTFNRYAYVNGNPVSYIDPLGLTKFEAKSDTNLALPYGNESKTMNLGSGDNPLQGALNVDIRKVNGVDVVASANHLPFSTRSFSEVIAQNPHGYDILKSDVPRILENGDILKVVGGEKNPFFKNMVSADAKYFEQFGFELVSRGKASSDLMFGVQKTTDGKIFSDKSLERQFEVILRRKY